One segment of Desmodus rotundus isolate HL8 chromosome 6, HLdesRot8A.1, whole genome shotgun sequence DNA contains the following:
- the TAS2R39 gene encoding LOW QUALITY PROTEIN: taste receptor type 2 member 39 (The sequence of the model RefSeq protein was modified relative to this genomic sequence to represent the inferred CDS: inserted 1 base in 1 codon; substituted 2 bases at 2 genomic stop codons) — MLGRHCLLDAKDEKQLRMTASCSPPEDELSPLHTTLLFTVGGTECIVGIVATGFIGAVNAAEWIQNKAVSTSGRILVLLGVSRLVLQSFIMLEITLHSTSPHFYNEDSVXNTFRVSFMFLNYCSLWFSAWLSFFYFKKTTDFSCSLFLKLKWRITGLMLWLLWLSALTSLGYSMLLSNGFYTVFCNSSVPVPFSNSTKKKYFTETNVVNLALLYNLGVFISLVMFILAATLLILSLKGHTLCMESNATGSGDPSMEAHVGAIRATSYFLILYIGDAMAVFLCMSNVFDDNSSWNSLCRTIMAAXPAGHSVLLILGNPGLRRAWKWLQSRMHLHLKKXTL; from the exons ATGCTAGGGAGACATTGTCTCTTAGACGCCAAAGACGAGAAACAGCTCAGGATGACTGCAAGCTGCAGTCCCCCGGAAGATGAGTTGTCGCCCCTGCACACCACCTTACTTTTCACAGTTGGAGGCACTGAGTGCATCGTCGGTATCGTTGCAACTGGGTTCATTGGGGCTGTAAATGCAGCTGAATGGATTCAGAATAAGGCAGTTTCCACAAGTGGCAGGATCCTGGTTCTCCTGGGTGTATCCAGGCTAGTTCTCCAAAGCTTCATAATGCTAGAAATTACTCTCCACTCAACATCTCCACATTTTTATAATGAAGACAGTGTCTAGAATACATTCAGAGtaagtttcatgtttttgaaCTATTGTAGCCTCTGGTTTTCTGCCTGGCTCAGTTTCTTCTACTTCAAGAAGACCACTGACTTCTCCTGCTCCCTCTTTCTCAAGCTGAAGTGGAGAATTACTGGGCTGATGCTCTGGCTTCTGTGGCTGTCAGCATTAACCTCCTTGGGCTACAGTATGCTCCTCTCCAATGGCTTCTACACTGTTTTCTGTAACAGTTCCGTTCCTGTCCCCTTCTCCAACTCCACTAAGAAAAAATACTTCACCGAGACCAATGTGGTCAACCTGGCTCTGCTCTACAACCTGGGGGTCTTCATCTCTCTCGTCATGTTCATCCTGGCGGCCACCCTGCTCATCCTCTCTCTCAAGGGTCACACCCTATGCATGGAAAGCAATGCCACAGGCTCCGGGGACCCCAGCATGGAGGCCCACGTGGGGGCCATCAGAGCTACCAGCTATTTTCTCATTCTCTACATTGGCGACGCAATGGCTGTATTTCTCTGTATGTCCAACGTCTTTGATGACAACAGTTCCTGGAATAGTCTGTGCAGAACCATCATGGCTG TCCCAGCTGGCCACTCAGTGCTGCTGATCTTGGGCAACCCTGGGCTGAGAAGAGCCTGGAAGTGGCTTCAGTCTCGAATGCACCTTCACCTAAAAAAGTAAACTCTATGA